DNA from Amycolatopsis sp. DSM 110486:
ACCTGCTGCCCCGCGGCTACGCCATCGTGGCCAGCAAGGGTGCCGAGAAGAACGTGCGCACCATCCAGCGCGCGCAGGAGTCCCGGCGCATCCGCGACCTCGACCACGCCAAGGAAATCAAGGCGACGCTCGAGGGCCTCGGCGCCATCCAGCTGACGGGCAAGGCGGCGGAGGGCTCGAAGAAGCTCTTCGGCTCCATCACCGCCGGCGAGATCGTCGACGCGATCAAGGCCCAGGGCGGCCCGCTGCTCGACAAGCGCGTCCTGGACCTCCGCGACCACATCAAGACGGTCGGCAAGCACTCCGTCAACGCCCGCCTCCACCCCGACGTGAAGGTCGACGTCCGCCTCGAAGTCAAGGCGACTTCGGTCTGACGGTTTCAGTTGCTCCAGCAAAGCGCCCTCGGGTCTTTCCCGGGGGCGCTTTGCTGTGCGTGAACCATCCATTCGGGCGACCCACAAGATCGGTTCCGGCCTCCGCGCGAGGTCTTCCGAACCCGAGCGGGAACCAACGGCCGTGCGTTACCATCCAACCTGCTGATCTCGCCGTTTGGGGAGCGAGAGGTAGCCCAAGGGGGTAACGCCGATGACCGAAGTTCCACCCACTCCGCCGATCAAGGTCGGCAGCTACGGAACCGGCGGCGGTTACCAGTTCGATGACGACGAGGTCGACGGCGTCATCAACCAGTGGCAGGCCCTGGCTGACAACCTGCAGACCGACCTCAACCGCGCCACGACGATCTCCAAGGTGACGGCACCCGCGGACGAGTTCGCCAGTGGCGATTTCGTCAAGGGCGGTGCGAACCCGTCGGGGCAGACGCTGCTGGACCAGCACGATCGTATGGTCAAGTACGTCAACAACTTCATCACGGCGCTGAAGGCGGCTAAGAACAAGATCACGGTCGCGGAGCAGCAAGCGCGCGACAACATCAAGACTGGAGCCTGAGTCCCGCATGATCTCCCGCACCGTTCGCATCGCCGCCGGAACCGTCGCTGCGCTGGCCGCTCTCACGGCATGCAGCGGTGAGAGCAGTGGCGGTACCAGCCCCTCGTCTTCAGCGCCGGCGAGCAGCCCGGCAGCGGGGTCGGGCCCGAAGGTGCCGGCGGCACTGCCCACCGACGTACTGCTGAGCGACCCGTGCAGTGTGTTGACGGCAGACGGTGCCACCCAGGTCGGGCTGGCATTGCCGGGCAAGAAGGACACCGGCAGCAGCCAGCTCACCGGGTGCATGTGGAAGTCGACCCGCAGTGAGCAGAACTCCGTCGCGGTCTACCCCTTGCCGCAGAACAAGGGCGGCATCAGCGACATCTACGACCAGAAGGATCAGGACGTCTACTTCCAGCCGGTGTCGATCGACGGCTATCCCGGCGTGTTCGCCGACATCCACGACGGCCGTCCCGACGGCGGCTGCACCCTCTGGGTCGGCGTCACCGATCAGCTCGCGGTGTCCGTGATCTCGGCGATCAACGTGGGCGACAACAAGAACAACCCGTGTGCGATTTCGCAGAAGTTCGCGACCGCCATGGTCGGACACCTCAAGGGTGCGGCGTGATCGAGCACCTGAACACCTCAGAAGGAGTGGCTCATTATGGGGAATGATGCCAACACCATGGGCAAGGAGCTCAAGGGCATGGCGATCGGCGCCGGGTACGGCGCCGCGATCGGTTCCGTCGTTCCCGGTGTCGGAACCGCGGTGGGCGCCGGCGTCGGCGCGATCGCCGGTGGTCTGGTGGGC
Protein-coding regions in this window:
- the rplI gene encoding 50S ribosomal protein L9 — encoded protein: MAKIILTTDVANLGGPGDIVEVKDGYARNYLLPRGYAIVASKGAEKNVRTIQRAQESRRIRDLDHAKEIKATLEGLGAIQLTGKAAEGSKKLFGSITAGEIVDAIKAQGGPLLDKRVLDLRDHIKTVGKHSVNARLHPDVKVDVRLEVKATSV
- a CDS encoding DUF3558 domain-containing protein, giving the protein MISRTVRIAAGTVAALAALTACSGESSGGTSPSSSAPASSPAAGSGPKVPAALPTDVLLSDPCSVLTADGATQVGLALPGKKDTGSSQLTGCMWKSTRSEQNSVAVYPLPQNKGGISDIYDQKDQDVYFQPVSIDGYPGVFADIHDGRPDGGCTLWVGVTDQLAVSVISAINVGDNKNNPCAISQKFATAMVGHLKGAA